The proteins below are encoded in one region of Halodesulfovibrio sp. MK-HDV:
- a CDS encoding trypsin-like peptidase domain-containing protein yields the protein MRRIFAILLIIMLSSSVAFAQNNYTKLKTEGSVRITPVVSAVQRAAPAVVSISTDRIVERAVNPFANLLPRNPLFDEFFQRGQGRRKVKEQTLGSGVIIDSKKAIVLTNAHVIQGAAQINVTLLDGRMFTATLIGSDPDFDLAVLKLDKASDLPALPMGQSDDLMPGETVIAIGNPLGFSHTVTTGVVSALDRSIKTDNATITDLIQIDAAINPGNSGGPLINLAGELVGVNTAMLRQAANIGFSIPIDKARRAVTELLETGHIVPVWLGLSGQNLDENTAAWLRLSSTKGLLVTSVFDGTPAADAGIKSGDTIIEVNDKLVTDHRHYVQLLKNMTKGEAVNLTYMRDGEPVIIELRTAPYSEAFAARQLRGRWGLSLRKGQTYLVIESIRKGSPAAKLGLQAGDLLVNISGKKITSMKALYQVFFTHRLDSSLILFVARDGKGYRVRMDI from the coding sequence ATGCGCCGAATCTTCGCAATCCTCCTTATAATCATGCTTAGTTCAAGTGTAGCATTTGCTCAGAATAATTACACAAAGTTGAAAACTGAAGGCAGTGTTCGTATCACGCCTGTGGTGTCGGCTGTACAAAGAGCCGCTCCTGCTGTTGTAAGTATCAGCACAGACAGGATTGTTGAACGCGCTGTAAATCCTTTTGCAAATTTATTGCCTCGTAATCCGCTGTTTGATGAATTTTTTCAGCGGGGGCAGGGGCGTCGGAAAGTAAAAGAACAAACTCTTGGTTCCGGCGTGATTATTGATTCAAAAAAAGCGATTGTATTAACCAACGCACACGTTATCCAGGGCGCAGCACAGATTAATGTTACGTTGCTTGATGGCCGTATGTTTACTGCCACCTTGATCGGCTCTGATCCGGACTTCGACCTTGCTGTTTTAAAGCTCGATAAGGCTTCTGACTTGCCTGCATTACCAATGGGGCAGTCTGATGACTTGATGCCCGGCGAAACGGTAATTGCCATCGGCAACCCGCTTGGATTTAGCCATACCGTGACGACCGGCGTTGTTTCTGCGTTGGATCGTTCTATTAAAACGGATAACGCTACCATTACGGATCTTATTCAGATTGATGCTGCAATTAATCCGGGAAACAGCGGCGGCCCGTTAATTAACCTTGCTGGAGAGCTGGTGGGGGTTAATACAGCAATGTTGCGTCAGGCTGCAAATATTGGATTCTCTATCCCTATAGATAAGGCGCGCAGAGCAGTTACAGAGTTGCTGGAAACGGGGCACATTGTTCCTGTGTGGCTTGGGCTTTCCGGTCAAAATTTGGATGAGAACACTGCTGCGTGGTTACGTTTGTCATCCACAAAGGGGCTGCTTGTAACATCGGTTTTTGATGGAACTCCTGCTGCTGATGCTGGAATTAAATCTGGCGACACAATAATTGAAGTAAATGACAAGTTGGTGACAGACCACAGGCACTATGTGCAGTTACTGAAGAATATGACGAAGGGCGAAGCCGTAAATCTCACGTATATGCGTGATGGTGAGCCTGTGATAATTGAATTGCGAACTGCGCCATATTCCGAAGCGTTTGCTGCAAGACAATTGCGTGGACGTTGGGGACTTTCTTTGCGAAAGGGACAAACATATTTAGTTATTGAATCAATTCGCAAGGGTAGCCCTGCTGCAAAGCTTGGATTACAGGCGGGAGACCTGCTTGTGAACATTAGCGGGAAAAAAATTACGAGTATGAAAGCGCTATATCAGGTGTTCTTTACTCACAGGTTGGATTCATCACTCATTCTTTTTGTAGCGAGGGATGGTAAAGGCTACCGTGTGCGTATGGATATATAG
- a CDS encoding ferredoxin: protein MGYNVTVDTEKCTGDAECVDVCPVEVFEMQDGKAAPANADECLGCESCVEVCEADAIVVEEM from the coding sequence ATGGGTTATAATGTAACTGTTGATACAGAAAAATGTACTGGCGACGCAGAATGCGTAGACGTATGTCCAGTTGAAGTTTTTGAAATGCAGGACGGCAAAGCAGCTCCAGCTAACGCTGACGAATGTCTTGGCTGTGAATCCTGTGTTGAAGTTTGTGAAGCAGACGCTATCGTTGTTGAAGAAATGTAA
- a CDS encoding YkgJ family cysteine cluster protein, with translation MKLDFSEFFAQYEALVAEVDTVFNRVADMHGDCISCDSGCSDCCHALFDISLIEALYINHKFLEQYPFGELRSNIVEAASAADRLIYKRKRQLYRDSMNGVEPRELLEAMAKERIRCPLLNSEDKCTMYDARPITCRLYGIPTNIGGKAHTCGLSKFEAGKPYPTVSLDTIQDRLAKISLELCKAIKSNYTELPGVFVPVSMALITNYDEDFLGLKEPKKKDK, from the coding sequence ATGAAGCTGGATTTTTCTGAATTTTTTGCACAATACGAGGCACTTGTAGCCGAAGTAGACACTGTTTTTAATCGTGTAGCCGACATGCACGGCGACTGTATTAGCTGTGATTCCGGTTGCAGCGACTGTTGTCACGCGTTGTTTGACATAAGCCTGATCGAAGCGCTGTACATAAATCACAAATTTCTCGAACAGTATCCGTTTGGTGAACTGCGCTCCAACATCGTTGAAGCTGCTAGCGCCGCGGATCGTTTGATCTACAAACGTAAGCGCCAATTGTACCGCGATTCCATGAATGGTGTTGAACCTCGTGAATTACTCGAAGCGATGGCTAAAGAGCGTATTCGTTGTCCACTGTTGAACAGTGAAGACAAATGTACAATGTACGACGCTCGTCCTATTACATGTCGTTTATACGGTATTCCTACCAATATCGGCGGCAAAGCGCATACTTGCGGACTTTCAAAATTTGAAGCCGGCAAACCGTACCCTACTGTATCTTTAGATACTATTCAGGACCGTCTTGCAAAAATCAGCCTTGAGCTGTGCAAAGCGATTAAGTCCAACTACACCGAATTGCCGGGCGTATTTGTTCCTGTGTCAATGGCGCTGATTACTAATTACGACGAAGATTTTCTTGGTCTTAAAGAACCTAAGAAAAAGGACAAGTAA
- a CDS encoding tetratricopeptide repeat protein, whose protein sequence is MTNKEFASIEEYVVFLRKEIDENPECANHHYNLGVALLSARDWSGAEAAFLECVRNSSRFAEAYIQLGGICMQRNDLEGCMQYNKEAAQCRAKFPVPWANMAFVHIQQGDAEEAIKCATKALKWDADFVQAQVTIASAHYMLGELDESEKISKKTIASYPAFAPAYNNLALVALEREDFAVAIENVDKAVELGFEVDPNFLAELAPHREA, encoded by the coding sequence ATGACGAATAAAGAATTCGCAAGTATCGAAGAATACGTTGTATTTTTACGTAAAGAGATTGATGAGAACCCGGAATGTGCTAACCACCACTACAACCTCGGTGTAGCACTTCTTTCAGCTCGTGACTGGAGCGGTGCAGAGGCTGCATTCCTTGAATGTGTTCGTAACTCAAGCCGTTTTGCCGAAGCATACATCCAGCTTGGTGGTATCTGCATGCAGCGTAACGACCTTGAAGGTTGTATGCAGTACAACAAAGAAGCTGCACAGTGCCGTGCTAAATTTCCAGTGCCTTGGGCAAACATGGCATTTGTTCACATTCAGCAGGGTGACGCTGAAGAAGCAATTAAATGTGCTACAAAAGCACTTAAATGGGATGCTGACTTTGTTCAGGCTCAGGTTACCATTGCTTCTGCGCATTACATGCTTGGCGAACTCGATGAGAGTGAAAAAATTTCCAAAAAAACAATCGCTAGCTACCCTGCGTTTGCACCTGCGTACAACAACCTCGCTCTCGTAGCTCTTGAGCGTGAAGATTTCGCTGTTGCTATTGAAAACGTAGATAAAGCTGTTGAACTCGGCTTTGAAGTTGACCCTAACTTCCTCGCTGAACTTGCTCCGCATCGCGAAGCATAA
- the ftsE gene encoding cell division ATP-binding protein FtsE, with product MLNVTNLSHNFGPYWALKNCSFSLKKGEFLFLTGSSGAGKTTLLRLLYASLPVMRGNVNVAGYNLKSLPPRQIPNLRRQVSVVFQDFKILPYRTVFQNVAMALEVRGFNKVHIDRRVRAVVRGLGLEPRINMLCGELSGGEQQRVAVARSVVVNPKILLADEPTGNLDEELAARMMGIFKQFHMHGTTVVVATHNNDLVRMHPEARQLRLEHGKIAAANWRGAEIFSDSIAEEHF from the coding sequence TTGCTTAACGTTACAAACTTATCGCATAATTTCGGACCGTACTGGGCGTTGAAAAACTGCTCCTTTTCATTGAAAAAGGGTGAGTTTCTTTTTCTCACTGGCTCATCCGGTGCAGGCAAAACTACGCTTTTGCGTTTGTTGTATGCCTCGCTCCCGGTTATGCGCGGTAACGTAAATGTTGCGGGGTATAATTTAAAATCGTTACCTCCGCGACAGATTCCCAACTTGCGCCGACAGGTGAGTGTTGTTTTTCAGGATTTTAAAATTCTGCCGTACCGCACCGTTTTTCAAAATGTAGCTATGGCGCTCGAAGTTCGAGGGTTTAATAAAGTTCATATTGATAGACGAGTACGCGCTGTTGTGCGCGGATTAGGGCTCGAACCACGCATTAACATGCTGTGCGGAGAGCTTTCCGGTGGCGAGCAGCAACGGGTTGCTGTTGCCCGCTCTGTTGTGGTTAACCCTAAGATTCTTCTTGCTGATGAACCGACAGGGAACCTCGATGAAGAGCTGGCAGCACGTATGATGGGTATTTTTAAACAATTCCACATGCACGGAACAACCGTTGTTGTTGCAACACACAACAATGATCTTGTGCGAATGCATCCTGAAGCGCGACAACTCCGGTTGGAGCATGGTAAAATTGCTGCCGCAAACTGGCGCGGGGCAGAGATCTTTTCTGATAGTATTGCGGAGGAACACTTCTAA
- a CDS encoding ABC transporter permease produces the protein MRVFFKLIRQGVRDIALHPWAQLMTLLAVTFITFLAGLMLLGVGNLDNELRVTRGEIAFQMYWKEGASPKRVQTAWKSLHKMDGVTKVLTYTPKEALKDLSSTFPKGSAGVLLADNSPLPYTAVIKFAHRSGDLTGWKDTTLAALQRLPDVETVRSSSLKDEVSRAWQKISGTVTVPVLVFLVLILSIAVGNTMKLSLISRQDEIEILKLVGAKNWYIRTPLLVGGALLGSVGGMLGIMGLYAAWWNLKDTFNFAPLHWELHFLPVDQALLLVVIPMCVGCISSWVAVRN, from the coding sequence ATGCGTGTATTCTTCAAGCTTATTAGACAAGGTGTTCGTGATATAGCCCTGCACCCTTGGGCGCAGTTAATGACGCTGCTTGCCGTTACGTTCATCACCTTTCTTGCCGGACTCATGCTGCTTGGCGTGGGCAATCTGGATAACGAGTTACGGGTGACACGTGGTGAAATTGCCTTCCAGATGTATTGGAAAGAAGGTGCTTCGCCTAAACGGGTTCAAACAGCGTGGAAATCGCTCCACAAGATGGACGGTGTGACAAAGGTACTTACCTACACGCCGAAAGAAGCGTTGAAAGATTTGAGTTCCACGTTCCCGAAAGGAAGCGCAGGGGTGTTGCTGGCAGATAATAGTCCGTTGCCGTACACGGCAGTGATTAAGTTTGCGCATCGCTCTGGTGATTTGACCGGATGGAAAGATACAACACTAGCCGCGTTGCAGCGTCTACCGGATGTTGAAACGGTTCGTTCCAGCAGTCTGAAAGACGAGGTAAGCCGCGCATGGCAAAAGATTTCCGGCACGGTAACAGTTCCGGTGTTGGTCTTTTTAGTGCTTATTCTTTCCATAGCGGTAGGGAACACCATGAAGCTTTCGCTCATCAGTAGACAAGATGAAATTGAAATACTCAAACTGGTGGGCGCCAAAAACTGGTATATTCGTACTCCGCTGTTAGTTGGCGGCGCACTGCTTGGCAGTGTTGGCGGTATGCTTGGTATTATGGGCTTATATGCAGCATGGTGGAATTTGAAAGATACGTTTAACTTTGCGCCACTCCACTGGGAACTCCACTTCTTGCCTGTAGATCAAGCATTATTACTGGTAGTTATACCGATGTGTGTCGGTTGTATCAGTAGCTGGGTTGCTGTACGTAACTAA
- the ilvD gene encoding dihydroxy-acid dehydratase, translated as MRSKKMTGGLEKAPHRSLLYALGLTREEISRPLVGVVNAANEVVPGHIHLDTIANAVKAGVRAAGGTPMEFPAIAVCDGLAMNHEGMRFSLPSRELIADSIEIMATAHPFDALVFIPNCDKSVPGMLMAMLRMNVPSVLISGGPMAAGTTKGGGGADLINVFEGVGKVKLGKMTEEELEDLSETACPGCGSCAGMFTANSMNCLSETIGLALPGNGTTPATSAARIRLAKTAGFKVMELLEKNICPRDIVTEASVSNAITADMALGCSTNTVLHLPAVFGEANLEISLELFDKISKKTPNLCKLSPAGDQYIQDLHRAGGIPAVLAELRKKDALNLDVMTVTGKTLGENLTEMNATNCDPTVIRPIEDPYSQEGGIAILYGSLAPEGAVVKQSAVAPEMMVRTANARVFNSEEDAFEAIMGQKINKNDAIIIRYEGPKGGPGMREMLSPTAAIAGIGLGSDVALITDGRFSGGTRGAAIGHVSPEAADGGLIAFVNEGDKIEINIPERKLNLLVDEATIEERKKGWKPLEKEVTSPLLKRYSRMVKSASSGAVYK; from the coding sequence ATGCGTAGTAAAAAAATGACAGGTGGCCTTGAAAAAGCGCCGCATCGCTCCTTACTGTATGCTCTCGGGCTTACACGCGAAGAAATTTCCCGCCCGTTAGTGGGTGTTGTTAACGCAGCCAACGAGGTGGTTCCCGGTCATATTCATCTGGATACCATCGCAAATGCTGTAAAAGCCGGTGTCCGTGCTGCTGGCGGTACTCCTATGGAGTTCCCAGCCATCGCAGTATGTGACGGCCTAGCAATGAACCACGAAGGTATGCGCTTCTCGCTGCCAAGTCGTGAACTCATCGCTGATTCTATTGAAATCATGGCAACTGCTCACCCGTTTGATGCCCTTGTGTTTATTCCTAACTGTGACAAATCCGTTCCGGGTATGCTCATGGCAATGCTGCGCATGAACGTTCCCTCCGTGCTTATAAGCGGTGGTCCAATGGCAGCAGGCACAACCAAAGGCGGCGGTGGTGCTGATCTCATTAACGTATTTGAAGGCGTTGGTAAGGTTAAGCTTGGTAAGATGACAGAAGAAGAGTTGGAAGACCTTTCCGAGACAGCATGTCCGGGTTGTGGTTCCTGTGCCGGTATGTTCACCGCAAACTCAATGAACTGTCTCTCAGAAACCATCGGCCTTGCTTTGCCGGGTAACGGAACAACTCCAGCAACATCTGCTGCGCGTATTCGTCTCGCAAAAACTGCCGGTTTCAAAGTTATGGAACTGCTCGAAAAGAACATTTGCCCTCGCGATATTGTGACAGAAGCATCCGTTTCCAACGCAATCACCGCAGACATGGCGCTTGGTTGTTCCACTAACACCGTGCTGCATTTGCCAGCCGTGTTCGGTGAAGCGAACCTCGAAATCTCACTCGAGCTCTTCGATAAGATCAGCAAAAAAACACCGAACCTCTGCAAGCTTTCTCCAGCAGGCGATCAGTACATTCAAGATCTCCACAGAGCCGGTGGTATCCCAGCTGTTCTTGCTGAACTGCGTAAAAAAGATGCACTCAATCTCGACGTAATGACCGTCACAGGCAAAACTCTTGGTGAAAACCTTACAGAGATGAATGCTACCAACTGTGATCCAACCGTCATTCGTCCAATTGAAGATCCATATTCCCAAGAAGGGGGTATCGCAATTCTTTACGGTTCCCTCGCTCCTGAAGGTGCCGTGGTTAAGCAGTCCGCAGTAGCACCGGAGATGATGGTACGCACCGCAAACGCGCGCGTATTCAACTCTGAAGAAGATGCTTTTGAAGCCATCATGGGACAGAAAATTAATAAGAATGATGCAATCATTATCCGCTACGAAGGCCCTAAAGGCGGTCCTGGTATGCGCGAAATGTTGTCACCAACAGCAGCAATTGCCGGTATCGGACTTGGTTCCGACGTTGCGCTTATCACCGATGGTCGTTTCTCTGGCGGAACACGCGGTGCCGCAATCGGGCACGTTTCCCCAGAAGCAGCAGACGGCGGTCTCATCGCATTCGTAAATGAAGGCGACAAAATCGAGATCAATATTCCAGAGCGCAAACTCAATCTGCTCGTAGACGAAGCAACAATCGAAGAGCGCAAAAAAGGCTGGAAGCCGCTGGAAAAAGAAGTAACTTCGCCGTTGCTCAAGCGTTACAGCCGCATGGTTAAAAGTGCTTCTTCCGGTGCTGTATACAAATAA
- a CDS encoding TRAP transporter large permease has product MTLLLFAVLILLFCLNVPIAVAVGLSAVIAFVIDGNMNMILITQRLYAGADSFPLMAVPLFMIAGQLMGAGGISKRIVNFADALVGHLSGGLAAVSVVSAMFFAGISGSAAADTAAVGAILIPSMVRRGYTPAFSGAVQAAAGSIGVIIPPSIPMIIFGVLTGASIGKLFAAGILPGILMGLSLIGVCVWNAKRTETTDSTTKRTFSLALAGKALTSAIWALGAPFIIIGGILGGVFTATESAAVAVVYALFVGMFIHKELCIKALPNLFISASITSSVVMFIICAASIFSWYMAIQDIPASIASSILSLTDNRIILLLLINLLLLIAGTILETTAALILFVPVLVPMLPTLGIDPVQLGAIVVVNLAIGMLTPPLGVCTIVACSIAHTRIGTLAKAIVPFLVVLLLDLLLITFWAPLTTYLPNLFFK; this is encoded by the coding sequence ATGACTCTCCTCCTCTTTGCCGTACTCATACTTCTCTTTTGTCTTAATGTACCAATTGCTGTCGCCGTAGGATTAAGCGCGGTTATTGCCTTCGTCATTGACGGTAATATGAACATGATCCTCATCACCCAGCGCCTATACGCCGGAGCCGATTCTTTTCCACTTATGGCTGTGCCGCTTTTTATGATTGCCGGACAGCTGATGGGCGCAGGTGGCATTTCCAAACGAATCGTTAACTTCGCAGATGCGCTTGTCGGGCATCTGTCCGGCGGACTTGCAGCTGTTTCCGTTGTATCCGCCATGTTCTTTGCTGGAATTTCCGGCTCTGCCGCAGCAGATACGGCAGCTGTTGGCGCAATCCTTATTCCGTCGATGGTACGACGAGGTTACACGCCTGCATTCTCCGGTGCAGTCCAAGCCGCCGCAGGTTCCATCGGTGTTATCATTCCACCGTCCATCCCTATGATCATTTTCGGGGTACTCACAGGCGCATCCATCGGAAAACTTTTTGCCGCAGGTATTCTCCCCGGCATCCTCATGGGGCTCAGTCTCATCGGGGTTTGTGTCTGGAATGCAAAACGAACGGAAACAACCGATTCCACAACAAAGCGTACCTTCTCCCTAGCCCTCGCTGGCAAAGCATTAACATCTGCAATCTGGGCACTCGGGGCGCCATTCATCATAATCGGCGGCATACTCGGTGGCGTCTTCACAGCAACAGAATCCGCCGCAGTGGCTGTTGTCTACGCTCTCTTCGTCGGCATGTTCATCCACAAAGAACTCTGCATTAAAGCTCTTCCAAACCTGTTCATATCCGCCAGCATTACTTCAAGCGTTGTGATGTTCATAATCTGTGCCGCATCCATCTTCTCATGGTACATGGCAATTCAAGATATCCCAGCCTCAATTGCGTCTTCAATTCTGTCCCTCACAGACAACCGGATAATTCTCCTCCTACTCATCAACCTGCTGCTCTTGATAGCAGGAACAATTTTAGAAACAACCGCTGCGCTCATTCTCTTTGTGCCAGTCCTAGTACCCATGCTTCCCACCCTCGGTATCGACCCCGTTCAGCTTGGCGCAATAGTAGTAGTGAACCTTGCCATCGGCATGCTCACGCCGCCACTCGGGGTATGCACAATCGTTGCCTGCTCCATAGCACACACTCGAATAGGAACACTCGCCAAAGCAATTGTTCCTTTCCTCGTTGTTCTGCTCCTTGATCTTCTCCTCATTACTTTCTGGGCTCCATTAACAACCTATCTTCCAAATTTATTCTTTAAATAA
- a CDS encoding TRAP transporter small permease — MLRSIASVVTAVSNGLDTACRWLLCTCGIAMAVVTASQVFFRYVLNNSLFWSEELGRVLLIQLTFFGAAVALKAHAHIGLDFMVRNLTENGRRNAALLVQVLSSIFFFVMMWYGFQFAMFLRFQTTATLGISRMIPFLAIPISGTIMLIHSLSCFFEILEFKPHPDSLSQTVHSGCAISPEEENE; from the coding sequence ATGCTCCGCAGCATTGCCTCTGTTGTTACCGCTGTAAGTAACGGCCTTGATACCGCCTGCCGCTGGCTTTTATGCACATGCGGTATTGCCATGGCTGTTGTCACAGCCTCGCAAGTTTTCTTCCGTTATGTTCTTAACAACTCCCTGTTCTGGTCAGAAGAGTTAGGGCGGGTGCTGCTTATCCAGCTCACATTTTTTGGTGCAGCTGTTGCGCTAAAAGCACACGCGCATATTGGATTAGATTTTATGGTGCGTAATCTTACAGAAAATGGACGCAGAAATGCTGCACTGCTCGTGCAAGTTCTCAGCTCAATCTTTTTCTTTGTTATGATGTGGTACGGGTTCCAGTTTGCAATGTTCCTCAGATTCCAAACAACTGCAACTCTCGGCATCTCACGCATGATCCCGTTCCTTGCTATTCCCATCAGCGGAACAATCATGCTTATTCATTCCCTGTCCTGTTTTTTTGAAATTTTAGAATTTAAGCCACATCCAGACAGCCTCTCTCAAACTGTGCATTCTGGCTGTGCAATCTCACCAGAAGAGGAGAATGAATAA
- a CDS encoding DctP family TRAP transporter solute-binding subunit: protein MKFTKFFVFVLAAICFAVPAMAATQVQLAVVTKPGSAQYVAAEKFAELIKKRSSDEYTVKLYHSGSLGKETEILQQVQLGAIQMAIVTLGPFDTFVPEIKAIAFPFLFKDSETADRVLDGPVGKEALDSLAQAGFKGLQFSENGFRNLSNNRGAIHSAKDVKGLKLRVMQSTFHKELWRTLDANPTPMGWPIYSELQQGTIDGQENPLWVFNEYKLYEVQKYLALTGHVYSVHIDIANLQWFEALPKETQTMFETAMRDAAIYQRKVNREKEAEYLATLKEKGMIIDEHPDMKSFREMVKPMKNMDMYKEPKTRALLDKLLDATK, encoded by the coding sequence ATGAAATTCACAAAATTTTTTGTTTTCGTCCTCGCGGCAATCTGTTTTGCAGTTCCTGCAATGGCTGCAACACAAGTACAGCTTGCGGTTGTTACGAAGCCCGGTTCAGCACAGTACGTAGCGGCTGAAAAATTTGCAGAGCTGATCAAAAAACGTTCAAGCGATGAGTACACAGTTAAGCTGTACCACTCCGGCTCACTGGGAAAAGAAACAGAAATTTTGCAACAGGTTCAGCTTGGTGCAATTCAAATGGCAATTGTTACCCTTGGACCTTTCGATACCTTTGTTCCAGAAATCAAAGCGATAGCATTCCCGTTTCTGTTTAAAGATTCCGAAACAGCAGACCGCGTTCTTGACGGCCCAGTCGGCAAGGAAGCACTCGATTCATTAGCGCAAGCCGGTTTCAAAGGATTACAATTCTCCGAAAATGGCTTTCGTAATCTTTCCAATAACCGCGGCGCAATTCATTCAGCTAAAGACGTGAAAGGGCTGAAGCTGCGTGTAATGCAGTCAACATTCCATAAAGAATTATGGCGCACTCTTGATGCAAACCCGACACCGATGGGCTGGCCTATTTACTCCGAGTTACAGCAGGGAACCATTGATGGTCAGGAAAATCCATTGTGGGTATTTAACGAATACAAATTGTACGAAGTGCAGAAGTATCTCGCCCTAACCGGACATGTCTACTCAGTTCACATCGACATTGCTAATCTTCAGTGGTTCGAAGCATTACCAAAAGAAACGCAGACAATGTTCGAAACTGCCATGCGTGATGCCGCAATCTACCAGCGCAAAGTAAACCGCGAAAAAGAAGCAGAGTACCTTGCCACTCTCAAAGAAAAAGGGATGATCATTGACGAACACCCTGACATGAAATCTTTCCGCGAGATGGTGAAGCCTATGAAAAACATGGACATGTACAAAGAGCCAAAAACACGTGCCCTGTTAGATAAACTTCTCGACGCCACTAAGTAA
- a CDS encoding MerR family transcriptional regulator produces MSQMPLTHKRIARILGVSETTVKSYRRKFPDCIPVASKGKPIQFTDEALEVCRAIRDLFSAGLSIEETHQRLAELFEFIVPPVFEEPEEDNEVVEVVLPDDYKQAMSSLATSMVNLSLKQEQMLKKMSSIESRLQQLGLADVRTSGTTSSDPVLAELRVLTERTEALWDAISCSVSADSTTHSDYTEPSPKLESQVQKAKVHRLVPLREAISHDPPRKILAMPLLIQEREGEYTPLHGRGNSRITLNDLRASLMTHFVEDDCYTIHWSENNSGWQLDLLQERAHVPHNICLTMAQTSTLRGSVMVIKDMTTNGHEITPGALQDFISDVYSR; encoded by the coding sequence ATGAGCCAGATGCCTTTGACTCACAAGAGAATTGCCCGAATTTTGGGCGTCTCAGAGACAACTGTAAAAAGTTACAGACGTAAATTTCCAGATTGCATTCCTGTAGCGAGCAAGGGAAAGCCGATTCAGTTCACAGATGAGGCTCTTGAGGTATGTCGCGCAATACGCGACTTATTTAGCGCAGGGCTTTCAATCGAAGAAACGCACCAGCGTCTTGCTGAGCTTTTTGAATTTATTGTTCCGCCGGTTTTTGAAGAACCGGAAGAAGACAATGAAGTTGTAGAAGTCGTTTTGCCTGACGATTACAAGCAGGCAATGAGCAGCCTTGCGACAAGCATGGTGAATCTTTCCTTAAAACAGGAACAGATGCTTAAAAAAATGAGCTCCATTGAGTCGCGTTTGCAGCAACTTGGGCTTGCAGATGTACGCACATCGGGCACAACATCATCTGATCCAGTACTTGCAGAACTTCGTGTATTAACGGAACGCACTGAAGCCTTATGGGATGCTATTTCCTGTAGCGTTTCTGCTGACTCCACTACTCATTCAGATTATACAGAACCCTCTCCAAAGCTTGAGAGTCAGGTTCAGAAAGCAAAAGTGCACAGGCTTGTTCCATTGCGTGAAGCAATTTCTCATGATCCGCCGCGCAAGATACTTGCAATGCCGCTTCTTATTCAGGAACGGGAAGGTGAGTATACTCCACTGCATGGTCGAGGTAATAGTCGTATTACTCTTAATGATTTGCGCGCTTCCTTGATGACACATTTTGTCGAGGACGACTGCTACACAATTCATTGGTCTGAAAATAATTCCGGCTGGCAACTCGATTTGTTGCAGGAAAGGGCGCATGTGCCGCATAATATTTGTCTTACCATGGCACAAACTTCTACGTTGCGTGGTTCTGTTATGGTCATTAAAGATATGACCACTAACGGGCATGAAATTACCCCCGGCGCGTTGCAAGATTTTATTTCGGATGTTTATTCTCGCTAG
- a CDS encoding MOSC domain-containing protein — MGQVLAICVSKKKGEQKKPVDSAVLIEEHGIEGDAHAGSGRQVSLLAVESVDKMRHKLPTLKAGDFAENLLVSGFPITFLRVGLQFTIGSTLLELTQIGKKCHSKCEIHKAVGFCVMPTEGIFARVLKGGEIKTGDEITLLP, encoded by the coding sequence ATGGGACAAGTTTTAGCTATTTGTGTGAGTAAGAAAAAAGGCGAGCAAAAGAAGCCTGTAGATTCTGCTGTGCTCATTGAAGAGCATGGCATTGAAGGCGATGCGCATGCAGGAAGTGGCAGGCAGGTTAGTTTGCTTGCTGTTGAGAGCGTGGATAAGATGCGCCACAAGCTTCCGACGCTGAAGGCTGGCGATTTTGCAGAAAATCTGCTTGTGAGCGGATTTCCGATTACTTTTTTACGTGTCGGGTTGCAGTTTACAATCGGCTCTACATTGCTAGAACTGACCCAGATCGGGAAAAAATGTCATTCAAAATGCGAAATTCATAAAGCCGTCGGTTTCTGTGTAATGCCGACTGAGGGGATTTTTGCACGAGTCCTCAAGGGCGGTGAGATTAAAACGGGCGATGAAATAACTCTTCTACCATAA